The following proteins are encoded in a genomic region of Pirellulales bacterium:
- a CDS encoding metallophosphoesterase — translation MRITRRRSMVLLCGAMLCGIIAWGVARISPTISEPASFSSPADAKLWSFAFVGDTHEGRGITDRIFAKLRDANLEFVVHLGDIVDRGDSDEQWEYVLNEAAKNRLRLMPVVGNHDKEKCYDDRGEIRFRQYFAHLPRTFYHFRHRGLNFVMLNSERFPLPGTEQANFLSWELSRHPGPTVVCQHRPIFTGSKRDWANMYWFRLWTHGALKNSDATLVLTGHNHYYERSKPLDGITYVVSGGGAPNLYAAEKPAAYTGALTAGRNHYGLVDVYDDHLAVRVLDLDDQVIDTFDVALNSTEHAPGTAKNLSATELPPIDTLPAYREERLGLRPGAPAILPRPW, via the coding sequence ATGAGAATCACGCGACGACGTAGCATGGTCCTGCTGTGCGGCGCCATGTTGTGCGGCATCATCGCCTGGGGTGTAGCTAGAATCTCGCCCACGATCAGCGAGCCTGCTAGCTTTTCGTCCCCTGCCGACGCGAAGCTGTGGAGCTTTGCCTTCGTCGGCGATACGCACGAAGGGCGCGGCATCACGGATCGCATCTTTGCGAAATTGCGCGACGCGAACCTGGAGTTCGTCGTGCATCTGGGAGATATCGTCGACCGAGGGGATAGCGACGAGCAGTGGGAATACGTCCTGAACGAAGCAGCCAAGAACCGGCTGCGATTGATGCCCGTTGTGGGAAATCACGACAAGGAAAAGTGCTACGACGATCGGGGAGAAATTCGCTTTCGGCAATATTTCGCCCACTTGCCGCGCACCTTCTATCACTTCCGCCACCGTGGCCTGAACTTCGTGATGCTGAACTCCGAGCGGTTCCCGCTGCCGGGTACCGAGCAAGCGAACTTTCTCAGTTGGGAGTTATCGCGGCATCCGGGGCCCACGGTCGTCTGTCAGCATCGCCCGATTTTTACCGGCAGCAAACGCGATTGGGCGAACATGTATTGGTTCCGCTTGTGGACCCACGGCGCGCTGAAGAATTCCGACGCGACGCTCGTCCTGACCGGGCACAACCATTACTACGAACGATCGAAACCGCTCGACGGCATCACCTACGTCGTTAGCGGTGGCGGCGCGCCGAACTTATACGCCGCCGAAAAGCCCGCTGCATACACAGGCGCACTGACCGCGGGGCGGAATCATTACGGGCTGGTCGATGTTTATGACGACCACTTGGCGGTGCGCGTGCTGGACCTGGACGATCAGGTCATCGACACGTTCGACGTAGCGCTGAATAGCACGGAGCACGCGCCCGGCACGGCGAAGAACCTGTCGGCCACTGAACTACCGCCGATCGATACGCTGCCGGCCTATCGAGAAGAGCGGCTAGGATTGCGCCCCGGAGCGCCGGCGATCTTGCCACGCCCGTGGTGA
- a CDS encoding HlyD family efflux transporter periplasmic adaptor subunit produces the protein MLRLSFVACGIVLAVTLIGVAQQSTGGSPSEAHIRYPECLVKLNDRFDVQVSAQEAGVLQSLEAHEGMEVQAGDVLGQIDDSQAQSKKKVAVAEHKVAQTEAENDVDIRFNQAQSGVAEMEYKLSEEANRIATKARPRVEMEKLRLQWKKAYLAIEQAELKQKTNRLTAGAKEAEVDAADNDIQRRKITAPLAGDVIEITPGVGEWLNPGSPIVRIVQMDKLRVEGMLNIKDFGPDQISNRPVKVMTQVGPSRVEEFQGKVVFIDPELLPNGKYRVLAEVVNRRAEGDGPWLLRPGMQPEEMVIDALPGKPSGTAAQSR, from the coding sequence ATGCTGCGTCTTAGTTTTGTCGCCTGTGGAATCGTGCTGGCCGTTACGCTGATCGGCGTTGCGCAGCAGTCGACCGGGGGCTCGCCCTCCGAGGCGCACATCCGCTATCCCGAGTGCCTGGTCAAGCTGAATGATCGCTTCGACGTGCAGGTCTCGGCCCAAGAGGCCGGCGTTCTGCAGAGCCTCGAAGCTCACGAAGGGATGGAAGTGCAGGCGGGTGACGTGCTAGGCCAGATCGATGACAGCCAGGCGCAGAGCAAGAAGAAGGTCGCCGTTGCCGAACACAAGGTCGCGCAAACCGAGGCCGAGAACGACGTCGACATTCGTTTCAATCAGGCGCAATCGGGCGTGGCCGAAATGGAATACAAGCTCAGTGAGGAAGCCAATCGGATCGCGACCAAGGCGCGCCCTCGGGTCGAAATGGAAAAGCTCCGCCTGCAATGGAAGAAGGCTTACCTGGCCATCGAGCAGGCCGAGCTGAAGCAAAAGACCAATCGCCTCACGGCCGGGGCCAAAGAGGCCGAGGTCGACGCCGCGGACAACGATATCCAACGCCGCAAGATTACCGCGCCCCTGGCCGGTGACGTCATCGAAATCACGCCGGGCGTCGGCGAATGGCTGAATCCTGGTTCCCCCATCGTACGGATCGTGCAAATGGACAAGCTGCGCGTCGAGGGGATGTTGAACATCAAGGACTTCGGCCCCGATCAAATTTCCAATCGCCCGGTGAAGGTCATGACTCAGGTCGGCCCGAGCCGCGTCGAGGAATTTCAGGGCAAGGTCGTGTTTATCGACCCCGAGTTGCTCCCCAACGGCAAATATCGCGTGCTGGCCGAGGTCGTGAATCGTCGCGCCGAAGGGGATGGCCCCTGGCTGCTGCGTCCCGGTATGCAGCCCGAGGAAATGGTGATCGACGCATTGCCCGGCAAACCGTCCGGCACCGCGGCGCAATCGAGGTAA
- a CDS encoding GTPase domain-containing protein: MSHEMLTHLGLLAEVDSLAAELSAWAEHSPAWPPARHCQALVRRLLARVDTLRVRLDAPLIVATLGGTGTGKSTLVNALVGAEVSSAGRERPTTRQPTLICRPGLRLAMLGIDPESVNVIERDAPVLRDVVLLDCPDPDTTEDEALRGTNLAKLRELLPHCDVLLVATTQQKYRSARVAEELAGAAAGARLVFVQTHADIDADVRDDWQRSLTGEYTTGEMFFVDSLSAIAEARQGIKPRGEFGRLVDLLTRELTVAATHRIRRANFLDLVGESLTTSRQRVDGNITQVEQLEAAIQEQRARLAARLTERLRDELLSSRRSWEGRLVSEVTSRWGFSPFSCVLRLYQGLGGLVAGAALVRVRSAAQLALWGAFEGGRRWRARRNARRGQSATVRAAALGWEESDLRTGAIIIDGYAAEAGLDRRRLEPAPLAREAASVAASFIGDASAQLQSVIHRQAERHSGLVTRTVYEILFSIMFFGLLYRFAKNFFYDSWLAPEFGFSATAQPVLGTDFFLGAALVLTAWSGLLIWSFTSRLRRGLTAEINDVALAWSSPKLAAGFFADVASQCREIHTWHDELSRLNARVTDLQARLAGPELLGHRVVSRGEARPE, from the coding sequence ATGTCCCACGAAATGCTGACACACCTGGGTCTGCTGGCCGAGGTCGACTCGCTGGCGGCCGAGCTTTCGGCGTGGGCCGAGCATTCTCCGGCCTGGCCTCCGGCGCGGCATTGTCAGGCGCTCGTGCGCCGGCTGCTGGCCCGCGTCGACACGCTGCGCGTGCGGCTCGACGCTCCTTTGATTGTCGCGACGCTAGGGGGAACGGGCACGGGCAAGAGCACATTGGTCAACGCCCTGGTTGGCGCGGAAGTCAGCTCTGCGGGGCGCGAGCGCCCCACGACGCGGCAGCCGACCTTGATCTGCCGGCCTGGCCTGCGATTGGCGATGCTGGGGATCGATCCCGAATCGGTGAACGTGATCGAGCGCGACGCACCCGTACTGCGCGACGTGGTGCTGCTGGATTGCCCCGACCCGGACACGACCGAAGACGAGGCGCTGCGCGGCACGAACCTGGCCAAGCTGCGCGAGCTATTGCCTCATTGCGACGTGCTGCTGGTGGCGACGACGCAGCAAAAATATCGCAGCGCCCGGGTGGCCGAAGAACTGGCGGGCGCCGCAGCAGGCGCACGACTGGTCTTCGTGCAAACTCATGCCGACATCGACGCGGATGTGCGCGATGATTGGCAGCGATCGTTGACGGGGGAATACACGACGGGCGAAATGTTCTTCGTGGATTCCTTGTCGGCCATCGCCGAGGCACGGCAAGGGATCAAGCCGCGCGGGGAGTTCGGACGGCTGGTCGATCTGCTGACGCGCGAGCTGACCGTGGCCGCGACGCACCGCATTCGCCGGGCGAACTTCTTGGACCTGGTCGGCGAATCGCTTACGACCTCCCGGCAACGTGTCGACGGAAATATCACGCAAGTTGAACAGCTCGAAGCTGCGATTCAGGAACAGCGCGCCAGGCTCGCCGCCCGCCTAACCGAAAGACTGCGCGACGAATTGCTCTCAAGCCGGCGCAGTTGGGAAGGCAGGCTTGTTAGCGAGGTGACGTCGCGGTGGGGATTCAGTCCCTTCTCTTGCGTGCTGCGCCTGTACCAAGGCTTGGGAGGACTGGTCGCCGGAGCGGCCCTGGTCCGCGTGCGCAGTGCGGCGCAACTGGCGCTGTGGGGAGCTTTCGAAGGGGGGCGGCGATGGCGCGCCCGCCGAAACGCTCGCCGGGGACAATCGGCCACGGTCCGCGCGGCTGCGCTCGGCTGGGAAGAATCGGATCTGCGCACTGGCGCGATCATCATCGACGGCTACGCGGCCGAAGCCGGGCTCGATCGCCGCCGGCTGGAACCGGCGCCGCTGGCGCGCGAGGCGGCAAGCGTCGCCGCCAGCTTTATCGGCGATGCCTCGGCCCAATTGCAATCGGTCATTCATCGACAGGCCGAACGTCATTCGGGGCTGGTGACGCGCACCGTGTATGAAATTCTGTTCTCGATCATGTTCTTTGGCCTGCTATACCGCTTCGCCAAGAACTTCTTTTATGATTCGTGGCTCGCGCCTGAATTCGGATTCAGCGCTACCGCGCAGCCGGTGCTGGGTACCGATTTCTTTCTCGGCGCGGCGCTCGTTCTCACGGCTTGGAGCGGGCTGTTGATATGGTCGTTCACGTCGCGATTGCGGCGCGGGCTGACGGCCGAAATCAACGACGTTGCCCTGGCCTGGAGCAGTCCGAAGCTGGCGGCCGGATTCTTTGCCGATGTCGCAAGTCAGTGCCGCGAAATCCACACCTGGCACGACGAGCTATCGCGGCTGAACGCGCGGGTTACGGACCTGCAAGCACGCCTGGCAGGGCCCGAGCTATTGGGGCACCGGGTCGTGAGCCGCGGTGAAGCGCGCCCGGAATAG
- a CDS encoding HlyD family efflux transporter periplasmic adaptor subunit → MATLADSLVSSSARRLGVRARPDLSVKRHRYHGRSYWVVKEPVSLSYFRFQEEEFAILQMLDGHTSLDEIKDRFEAEFPPQKITVEELQQFIVTLHRRGLVIADTPGQGGQLKKRRDERWWQEFWGKLSNVLSIRFRGIDPDRLLTWLDRRLAFMFRTPTVVCCMLLAVSALLLVMVQLDEFRAKLPGFHDFFNLHNAVWIGITLAVTKVIHEFGHGLTCKHFGGECHEMGVMLLVMTPCLYCNVSDSWMLPSKWQRAMIGAAGMYVEVIIASICTFLWWYSKPGLLNQLCLSTMFVCSVSTIMFNGNPLLRYDGYYILSDLLEIPNLRQKASEILNRKLSYWCLGIEQPDNPFLPDRNQTLFAIYSLAAVTYSWVVVFSILWFLQRMLEPYHLKSIGRVIAMAAMYGLFVQPLWKLWTYFRVPGRTDQVKKLRLLATVAVVGAVIAAIFTVPLPHREYCMLQIQPHEAASVRVIIPGRIEEILVEPGQRVDAGQPLLRLSNPDLELLITDLEGKLTVDRAKYAGLQLQQFRDDTAALQMASVHENILATEDALRQKKADLAKLDILAPMAGTVLPPPELPHKTVNPDGQLPSWYGTPLESRNLGSYLSVSTLICMVGDPNQMHADLVLDQSQIDFVATGQSVDIKLDHLPLDEFQGKIAKIALEDMKATPKNMSNKSGGEVASKTDESGVERPWSPSYQALVFPLTGPDDLLRSGLRGRAKIHARWQTAAQRAWRLLSDTFNVRL, encoded by the coding sequence ATGGCAACGTTGGCTGACAGTCTGGTCTCCAGTTCCGCACGGCGGCTGGGGGTCCGCGCTCGGCCGGACTTGTCCGTCAAACGGCACCGCTACCACGGCCGGTCCTACTGGGTCGTCAAAGAGCCCGTCAGCCTGTCCTACTTCCGCTTTCAGGAAGAGGAATTCGCCATCCTGCAGATGCTGGACGGCCACACCAGCCTGGATGAAATCAAGGATCGGTTCGAAGCCGAGTTTCCGCCGCAAAAGATCACGGTCGAAGAACTGCAGCAGTTCATCGTCACCTTGCACCGTCGTGGGCTGGTCATCGCCGACACGCCGGGCCAGGGAGGACAGCTCAAGAAGCGCCGCGACGAGCGCTGGTGGCAGGAGTTCTGGGGCAAGCTGTCGAACGTACTTTCGATTCGCTTTCGCGGCATCGATCCGGACCGTTTGCTCACCTGGCTGGACCGTCGCCTGGCATTTATGTTTCGCACGCCCACCGTGGTGTGCTGCATGCTGCTGGCCGTGTCGGCGCTCTTGCTTGTCATGGTGCAGTTGGACGAGTTTCGCGCGAAGCTGCCCGGCTTCCACGATTTCTTCAATTTGCACAACGCGGTCTGGATCGGCATTACGCTGGCCGTGACGAAAGTGATTCACGAGTTCGGCCACGGCCTGACGTGCAAGCATTTCGGCGGCGAGTGCCACGAGATGGGCGTCATGTTGCTGGTGATGACGCCCTGCTTGTATTGCAACGTGTCGGACTCGTGGATGCTGCCCAGCAAATGGCAGCGCGCCATGATCGGCGCCGCCGGCATGTACGTCGAGGTGATCATCGCCTCGATCTGCACTTTTTTATGGTGGTACAGCAAGCCAGGCTTGTTGAATCAATTGTGCCTGAGCACGATGTTCGTCTGCTCGGTCAGCACGATCATGTTCAATGGCAACCCGCTGCTGCGCTACGACGGATATTACATCCTGTCGGACTTGCTCGAGATTCCAAACCTGCGGCAGAAGGCCAGCGAGATTCTCAATCGCAAGCTGAGCTACTGGTGCTTGGGCATCGAGCAGCCCGATAACCCGTTTCTGCCCGACCGCAACCAGACGCTGTTCGCCATCTATAGCCTGGCGGCGGTGACGTACAGTTGGGTCGTGGTGTTCTCGATTCTGTGGTTCTTGCAGCGGATGCTGGAGCCGTATCATTTGAAGAGTATCGGCCGCGTCATCGCCATGGCGGCAATGTACGGTTTGTTCGTGCAGCCCTTGTGGAAGCTGTGGACCTACTTCCGCGTGCCAGGGAGGACCGATCAAGTGAAGAAGCTACGCTTGCTGGCCACGGTCGCCGTGGTGGGGGCGGTGATCGCTGCAATCTTTACCGTGCCGCTACCGCATCGCGAGTATTGCATGCTGCAGATTCAGCCGCACGAGGCCGCCAGCGTGCGCGTGATCATCCCGGGGCGCATCGAGGAAATCCTGGTCGAGCCAGGCCAGCGCGTCGATGCCGGTCAGCCTCTGCTGCGTTTGAGCAACCCTGACCTGGAGCTATTGATCACGGACCTCGAAGGCAAACTGACCGTCGATCGGGCGAAATACGCAGGGCTGCAACTGCAACAGTTCCGCGACGACACGGCGGCCCTTCAGATGGCCAGCGTTCACGAAAATATCCTCGCGACCGAGGATGCCCTGCGTCAAAAGAAAGCCGACCTGGCGAAGCTCGACATTTTGGCGCCGATGGCCGGAACCGTATTGCCCCCTCCTGAGTTGCCGCACAAAACGGTCAACCCCGACGGACAACTTCCCAGTTGGTATGGCACGCCGCTCGAATCGCGCAACCTAGGATCTTACCTAAGCGTGAGTACTCTGATCTGCATGGTCGGCGATCCCAACCAGATGCACGCCGACCTGGTGCTGGATCAATCGCAGATCGACTTCGTCGCGACCGGGCAGAGCGTCGACATCAAGCTCGACCATTTGCCGCTGGACGAGTTCCAGGGAAAGATTGCCAAGATCGCCCTGGAGGATATGAAGGCCACGCCCAAGAACATGTCCAACAAGTCCGGCGGCGAAGTTGCGTCAAAGACCGACGAGTCCGGCGTCGAGCGCCCCTGGAGCCCTTCGTACCAGGCGCTCGTCTTTCCCTTGACGGGGCCTGACGATCTGCTGCGGAGCGGGTTACGCGGCCGCGCAAAGATTCACGCCCGCTGGCAAACGGCCGCCCAGCGCGCGTGGCGCCTGCTCAGCGATACCTTCAACGTCCGGCTATAA